In one Pseudomonas tensinigenes genomic region, the following are encoded:
- a CDS encoding sigma-54-dependent Fis family transcriptional regulator: MHDNHLSRHAQQVLTATQGKPHLHGPGADPSIARSWLRCLEDYHLDPALSMAPTVLEHGRVLESRERLQQVLQIAGNEMSSLHQQLSGAGHAVLLTDARGVILNCVTAPAERKIFERAGLWLGADWSEACEGTNGIGTCLVERQALTIHQDEHFRGRHTGLTCSASPVFDPHGELLAVLDVSSARHDVSRQSQFHTMALVNLSAKMIESCYFLRCFDNQWLLRFHLQAESVGLFSEGLLAFDGEGRISAVNQSALNLLGHIRGGLLGKPVEAFFDCSLDELLGRASANASASWPLRTRDGRHLFAVLRGESRKPLPFVSTPVVAEAPRLSGICLGDETLQADFRKALRVFERDVPLLINGETGSGKEAFAKAVHQASQRSAKSFVALNCAAIPESLIESELFGYRGGSFTGARKDGMRGKLQQADGGTLFLDEIGDMPLALQTRLLRVLEDRQVVPIGGEPESVNVRIISATHRNLLERVVDGSFREDLYYRLNGLEVALPALRARSDKSQLLDFLLAEEAGGEAILIDEPARQALLAFNWPGNVRQLRNVLRTLAALCDEGRIGLEDLPVMIRQGRPVLPRAECSEHPLDDAERIALLKTLEQTRWHMTHTAEQLGVSRNTLYRKLRKHGIERRVS; the protein is encoded by the coding sequence ATGCACGACAACCATTTGAGCCGCCATGCGCAGCAGGTTCTCACCGCTACTCAGGGCAAACCGCACCTGCACGGGCCCGGTGCCGATCCGTCGATTGCCCGTTCGTGGCTGCGCTGTCTGGAGGACTACCACCTCGACCCGGCGCTGAGCATGGCGCCGACCGTGCTCGAACACGGGCGCGTTCTCGAAAGCCGCGAACGACTGCAGCAAGTCCTGCAGATCGCTGGCAATGAAATGAGTAGCCTGCATCAACAGCTCTCCGGCGCCGGGCATGCGGTATTGCTGACCGACGCGCGCGGGGTGATCCTCAACTGCGTCACCGCGCCGGCCGAACGCAAGATCTTCGAACGCGCCGGTCTCTGGCTGGGTGCCGACTGGAGCGAAGCCTGCGAAGGCACCAACGGCATCGGCACCTGCCTGGTCGAGCGCCAGGCGCTGACGATTCATCAGGACGAACACTTTCGCGGTCGCCACACAGGGCTGACCTGCTCGGCAAGCCCGGTGTTCGACCCGCACGGCGAACTGCTCGCGGTGCTCGACGTGTCCTCGGCGCGCCACGACGTTTCGCGGCAGAGCCAGTTTCACACCATGGCGCTGGTCAATCTGTCGGCGAAGATGATCGAGAGTTGTTACTTCCTGCGCTGTTTCGATAACCAATGGTTGCTGCGCTTTCATTTGCAGGCCGAGTCCGTCGGACTGTTCAGCGAAGGCTTGCTGGCGTTTGACGGGGAAGGGCGGATCAGTGCGGTCAACCAGAGTGCGCTGAATTTGCTCGGGCATATTCGCGGCGGCCTGCTGGGTAAACCGGTGGAGGCGTTTTTCGATTGTTCACTGGATGAATTGCTTGGCCGCGCGAGTGCCAATGCCAGCGCCAGTTGGCCGTTGCGCACCCGTGACGGGCGACATTTGTTTGCCGTGCTGCGCGGTGAGTCGCGCAAGCCTCTACCTTTTGTATCGACGCCAGTCGTGGCTGAGGCCCCGCGCCTTTCGGGCATATGCCTCGGTGATGAAACGTTGCAGGCAGATTTTCGCAAAGCCCTGCGCGTGTTCGAGCGTGATGTGCCGCTGCTTATCAACGGCGAAACCGGCTCCGGTAAAGAAGCTTTCGCCAAGGCTGTGCACCAGGCCAGTCAACGCTCCGCCAAATCCTTCGTCGCGCTCAACTGCGCGGCCATTCCTGAGAGCCTGATTGAAAGCGAACTGTTCGGCTATCGCGGCGGCAGCTTCACCGGCGCGCGCAAGGACGGCATGCGCGGAAAGCTGCAGCAGGCCGATGGCGGGACGTTGTTCCTCGATGAAATCGGCGACATGCCGCTGGCCTTGCAGACTCGGCTGTTGCGAGTTCTGGAGGATCGTCAGGTGGTGCCGATCGGCGGCGAGCCGGAGTCGGTCAACGTGCGGATCATCAGTGCCACCCACCGCAATCTGCTGGAGCGGGTCGTCGATGGCAGCTTCCGAGAGGATTTGTATTACCGGCTCAACGGTCTGGAAGTGGCGTTGCCAGCGTTGCGCGCACGCAGTGATAAATCGCAGTTGCTGGATTTTCTGCTGGCCGAAGAGGCGGGCGGTGAAGCGATCCTGATCGACGAGCCGGCGCGTCAGGCTTTGCTGGCGTTCAATTGGCCGGGCAATGTGCGGCAGTTGCGCAATGTCCTGCGCACGCTGGCGGCGTTGTGTGATGAGGGGCGGATCGGGCTGGAGGATTTGCCGGTGATGATTCGGCAGGGGCGTCCAGTCCTTCCGCGAGCCGAGTGCTCGGAGCATCCACTGGATGATGCCGAGCGAATTGCACTGCTTAAAACTTTGGAGCAGACGCGGTGGCATATGACGCATACGGCTGAGCAGCTTGGGGTCAGCCGCAATACCCTTTATAGAAAGCTGCGTAAGCATGGGATTGAGCGGCGAGTCAGTTAG
- the exaC gene encoding acetaldehyde dehydrogenase ExaC has product MRYAHPGTEGAKVSFKAKYGNYIGGEFVAPVKGQYFTNTSPVNGQPIAEFPRSTAEDIDKALDAAHAAADAWGATSVQARSLILLKIADRIEQNLELLAITETWDNGKAIRETLNADIPLAADHFRYFAGCLRAQEGSAAEIDGNTVAYHIHEPLGVVGQIIPWNFPILMAAWKLAPALAAGNCVVLKPAEQTPLGITVLLELIGDLLPPGVLNIVQGYGKEAGEALATSKRIAKIAFTGSTPVGSHIMKCAAENIIPSTVELGGKSPNIFFEDIMQAEPTFIEKAAEGLVLAFFNQGEVCTCPSRALVQESIYDEFMAVVMKKVLQIKRGDPLDTDTMVGAQASEQQFDKILSYLEIAKGEGAELLTGGKVEKLEGNLSTGYYIQPTLLKGTNKMRVFQEEIFGPVVSITTFKDEAEALAIANDTEFGLGAGLWTRDINRAYRMGRAIKAGRVWTNCYHLYPAHAAFGGYKKSGVGRETHKMMLDHYQQTKNLLVSYDINPLGFF; this is encoded by the coding sequence ATGCGTTACGCTCACCCCGGTACTGAAGGCGCCAAAGTCTCGTTCAAAGCCAAATACGGTAACTACATCGGCGGCGAGTTCGTCGCGCCTGTCAAAGGTCAGTACTTCACCAACACCTCGCCAGTGAATGGCCAGCCGATTGCCGAATTCCCCCGCTCCACTGCCGAAGACATCGACAAGGCACTGGACGCCGCCCACGCTGCTGCCGACGCGTGGGGCGCGACGTCCGTGCAGGCGCGCTCGCTGATCCTGCTGAAAATCGCCGACCGCATCGAACAGAACCTCGAACTGCTGGCGATCACCGAAACCTGGGACAACGGCAAGGCCATCCGCGAAACCCTCAACGCCGACATCCCGCTGGCCGCCGACCATTTCCGCTACTTCGCTGGCTGCCTGCGCGCCCAGGAAGGCAGCGCTGCCGAAATCGACGGCAACACCGTGGCCTATCACATTCACGAACCGCTGGGCGTGGTCGGCCAGATCATCCCGTGGAACTTCCCGATCCTGATGGCCGCGTGGAAACTCGCACCGGCGCTGGCTGCCGGTAACTGCGTGGTGCTCAAGCCTGCCGAGCAAACCCCGCTGGGCATTACCGTGTTGCTGGAACTGATCGGCGACCTGCTGCCACCGGGCGTGCTGAACATTGTTCAGGGCTATGGCAAGGAAGCCGGCGAAGCGCTGGCGACCAGCAAACGCATCGCCAAAATCGCTTTCACCGGCTCGACCCCGGTCGGCTCGCACATCATGAAATGCGCCGCCGAAAACATCATTCCGTCCACTGTGGAACTGGGCGGCAAATCGCCGAATATCTTCTTCGAAGACATCATGCAGGCCGAGCCGACCTTCATTGAGAAGGCCGCTGAAGGTCTGGTGCTGGCGTTCTTCAACCAGGGCGAAGTCTGCACCTGCCCATCCCGTGCACTGGTGCAGGAATCGATCTACGACGAGTTCATGGCCGTCGTGATGAAGAAAGTCCTGCAAATCAAACGTGGCGATCCACTGGACACCGACACCATGGTTGGCGCCCAGGCGTCCGAGCAGCAATTCGACAAGATTCTTTCGTACCTGGAAATTGCCAAGGGCGAAGGCGCCGAACTGCTGACTGGCGGCAAAGTGGAGAAACTCGAGGGCAACCTGTCGACCGGCTATTACATCCAGCCGACCCTGCTCAAGGGCACCAACAAGATGCGCGTGTTCCAGGAAGAAATCTTCGGCCCGGTGGTGAGCATCACCACGTTCAAAGACGAAGCCGAAGCCCTGGCGATCGCCAACGACACCGAGTTCGGCCTCGGCGCCGGCCTGTGGACTCGCGACATCAACCGCGCCTATCGCATGGGCCGCGCGATCAAGGCCGGTCGCGTGTGGACCAACTGCTACCACCTGTATCCGGCGCATGCCGCGTTTGGTGGCTACAAGAAGTCCGGCGTTGGGCGTGAAACCCACAAGATGATGCTCGATCACTATCAGCAGACGAAAAACCTGCTGGTGAGCTACGACATCAATCCGTTGGGCTTCTTCTAA
- the eat gene encoding ethanolamine permease, whose amino-acid sequence MPSESPAGAPATGASVDFEKVGSDYFQQRELKKGAAGWVLLVGLGVAYVISGDYAGWNFGLAQGGWGGMFLATLLMATMYLCMCFSLAELSSMIPTAGGGYGFARSAFGPWGGFLTGTAILIEYAIAPAAIAVFIGAYCESLFGIGGWMIYLAFYIIFIAIHIFGVGEALKLMFVITAVAALALGVFLVAMVPHFDVANLLDIPVTAAAGASPFLPFGYVGVWAAIPYAIWFFLAVEGVPLAAEETKNPKRDLPRGLIGAMLVLLMFALLILIVGPGGAGANSLLTSGNPLVEALSKAYGGSTWMGSFVNLVGLAGLIASFFSIIYAYSRQIFALSRAGYLPRKLSETNKSKAPVLALVIPGIIGFGLSLTGQGDLLILVAVFGATISYVLMMAAHITLRIRRPKMDRPYRTPGGIFTSGVALVLACIAVVAGFLVDPRVVIGAAVIYGVLIAYFAFYSRHHLVAGTPEEEFAAIQKAEQALH is encoded by the coding sequence ATGCCTAGCGAATCCCCGGCTGGCGCTCCGGCGACCGGCGCCTCCGTCGACTTTGAAAAAGTCGGATCGGATTACTTTCAACAACGCGAACTGAAAAAAGGTGCCGCCGGCTGGGTACTGCTGGTGGGTCTGGGCGTTGCCTACGTGATTTCCGGTGACTATGCCGGCTGGAACTTCGGCCTCGCTCAGGGTGGCTGGGGCGGCATGTTCCTGGCGACGCTGCTGATGGCCACCATGTACCTGTGCATGTGCTTTTCTCTGGCCGAGTTGTCTTCGATGATCCCCACCGCTGGTGGGGGCTACGGTTTTGCCCGCAGTGCATTCGGGCCGTGGGGCGGGTTTCTCACCGGCACCGCGATTCTCATCGAATACGCCATTGCCCCTGCGGCTATCGCGGTGTTCATCGGTGCCTACTGCGAATCGCTGTTCGGCATCGGCGGCTGGATGATCTATCTGGCCTTCTACATCATCTTCATTGCCATCCACATTTTCGGGGTCGGCGAAGCGCTCAAGCTGATGTTTGTCATCACCGCCGTCGCCGCGCTGGCGCTGGGGGTGTTTCTGGTGGCGATGGTGCCGCACTTCGACGTCGCCAACCTGCTCGACATTCCGGTCACTGCCGCGGCGGGTGCCAGTCCATTTCTGCCATTCGGCTATGTCGGCGTCTGGGCGGCGATTCCCTATGCGATCTGGTTCTTCCTTGCCGTCGAAGGCGTGCCGCTGGCCGCCGAGGAAACCAAGAATCCCAAACGCGACCTGCCGCGTGGCTTGATCGGCGCCATGTTGGTGCTGCTCATGTTTGCCCTGCTGATTCTGATCGTCGGTCCAGGCGGTGCGGGTGCCAACTCGCTGCTGACCTCCGGCAACCCGTTGGTCGAAGCCTTGAGCAAAGCCTATGGCGGCTCGACCTGGATGGGCAGTTTCGTCAACCTCGTAGGGCTGGCCGGACTGATCGCGAGTTTCTTCTCGATTATCTACGCGTATTCGCGGCAGATTTTCGCGCTGTCACGGGCCGGCTACCTGCCACGCAAACTGTCCGAAACCAATAAAAGCAAGGCACCGGTCCTGGCGCTGGTGATTCCCGGCATCATCGGTTTCGGCCTGTCGCTGACCGGCCAAGGCGATCTGCTGATTCTGGTGGCGGTGTTCGGCGCAACCATTTCCTATGTGCTGATGATGGCCGCGCACATCACCTTGCGGATTCGCCGCCCCAAAATGGACCGGCCGTACCGCACACCGGGCGGCATCTTCACCTCCGGCGTGGCCTTGGTGCTGGCGTGCATCGCCGTGGTCGCAGGCTTCCTGGTCGATCCACGGGTGGTAATCGGTGCCGCCGTCATCTATGGAGTGTTAATTGCTTACTTTGCGTTCTACAGTCGACATCACTTGGTAGCAGGCACGCCGGAAGAAGAATTCGCGGCGATCCAGAAGGCTGAGCAAGCCTTGCACTGA